From a region of the Castor canadensis chromosome 7, mCasCan1.hap1v2, whole genome shotgun sequence genome:
- the Rps24 gene encoding small ribosomal subunit protein eS24 isoform X1, translating to MNDTVTIRTRKFMTNRLLQRKQMVIDVLHPGKATVPKTEIREKLAKMYKTTPDVIFVFGFRTHFGGGKTTGFGMIYDSLDYAKKNEPKHRLARHGLYEKKKTSRKQRKERKNRMKKVRGTAKANVGAGKKPKE from the exons AATGACACAGTCACTATCCGCACCAGGAAGTTCATGACCAATCGCCTACTTCAGAGAAAGCAGATG GTCATCGATGTCCTTCATCCTGGGAAGGCAACAGTACCTAAGACAGAAATTCGtgaaaaactagcaaaaatgtacAAGACTACACCAGATGTCATTTTTGTATTTGGATTCAGAACCCATTTTGGTGGTGGAAAGACAACTGGCTTTGGCATGATTTATGATTCCTTGGattatgcaaagaaaaatgaaccCAAACACAGACTTGCTAGG CATGGCCTGTATGAGAAGAAAAAGACCTCAAGGAAACAGCGAAAGGAACGTAAAAATAGGATGAAGAAAGTCAGGGGGACAGCAAAGGCCAATGTTGGTGCTGGCAAAAAG
- the Rps24 gene encoding small ribosomal subunit protein eS24 isoform X3 — translation MNDTVTIRTRKFMTNRLLQRKQMVIDVLHPGKATVPKTEIREKLAKMYKTTPDVIFVFGFRTHFGGGKTTGFGMIYDSLDYAKKNEPKHRLARHGLYEKKKTSRKQRKERKNRMKKVRGTAKANVGAGKK, via the exons AATGACACAGTCACTATCCGCACCAGGAAGTTCATGACCAATCGCCTACTTCAGAGAAAGCAGATG GTCATCGATGTCCTTCATCCTGGGAAGGCAACAGTACCTAAGACAGAAATTCGtgaaaaactagcaaaaatgtacAAGACTACACCAGATGTCATTTTTGTATTTGGATTCAGAACCCATTTTGGTGGTGGAAAGACAACTGGCTTTGGCATGATTTATGATTCCTTGGattatgcaaagaaaaatgaaccCAAACACAGACTTGCTAGG CATGGCCTGTATGAGAAGAAAAAGACCTCAAGGAAACAGCGAAAGGAACGTAAAAATAGGATGAAGAAAGTCAGGGGGACAGCAAAGGCCAATGTTGGTGCTGGCAAAAAG
- the Rps24 gene encoding small ribosomal subunit protein eS24 isoform X2: MNDTVTIRTRKFMTNRLLQRKQMVIDVLHPGKATVPKTEIREKLAKMYKTTPDVIFVFGFRTHFGGGKTTGFGMIYDSLDYAKKNEPKHRLARHGLYEKKKTSRKQRKERKNRMKKVRGTAKANVGAGKKK, from the exons AATGACACAGTCACTATCCGCACCAGGAAGTTCATGACCAATCGCCTACTTCAGAGAAAGCAGATG GTCATCGATGTCCTTCATCCTGGGAAGGCAACAGTACCTAAGACAGAAATTCGtgaaaaactagcaaaaatgtacAAGACTACACCAGATGTCATTTTTGTATTTGGATTCAGAACCCATTTTGGTGGTGGAAAGACAACTGGCTTTGGCATGATTTATGATTCCTTGGattatgcaaagaaaaatgaaccCAAACACAGACTTGCTAGG CATGGCCTGTATGAGAAGAAAAAGACCTCAAGGAAACAGCGAAAGGAACGTAAAAATAGGATGAAGAAAGTCAGGGGGACAGCAAAGGCCAATGTTGGTGCTGGCAAAAAG AAATGA